The following coding sequences are from one Haladaptatus caseinilyticus window:
- a CDS encoding type B DNA-directed DNA polymerase yields the protein MVYKIDYLDGDVLTWSVTEMGVECEVDESYTPTIYVSVHGDGDFSTARAALRDHPAVGRVATVDERVSFRHVPEQVLRVDVVDLKAVNSVARMVSKWGSPGEYRCYNVDFSREFRYCLETEIDPLPTRELSEMQIAVSETELASDQVTELTIEDETVTGSGEDVLTTLSARVERVDPDVLFLNTSDLIPVLFQQADRLDVEFQLGRRPGWQQLAGESTYESYGQVGHSPARYNLPGRVIIDGSNTFMWNQTNLDGCLYLVEQSGKPLQELAWSSIGNILTGIQIQEARERDVLVPWRSWRHEKFKTMRQLHDADRGGFTFAPDVGLHEDVHELDFSSLYPNIIVTRNVSPEKIRCECHAGREDVPGIGYSICDERGYLPDVLEPLIEDRDAIKAEIRETEDEERRDELEGQSSAIKWILVSCFGYQGFSNAKFGRIECHEAINAYAREILLETKAVLEENGWRIVHGIVDSVWVTPIDGEEQTSLSKLVSEISEEVAIRLEHEAHYDWISFVPLRDSDAGALTKYFGKVAGEDEYKYRGIECRQRSTPSYIDEAQQTLIRAVDAYRDPEAVCEELRSWVDRLERGAVGPSELVITNRVSKKKEDYTQSTRSVAALERAADLGLARSPGQSVSYVVVDDAKKSRERVLLASEELDVYDVGFYRELLIRAAASVLSPLGWREKRIKQFLASYDEVSLNSFL from the coding sequence ATGGTGTACAAAATCGACTACCTCGACGGCGACGTCCTCACCTGGTCGGTGACCGAGATGGGGGTGGAGTGTGAAGTCGATGAGTCGTATACGCCGACAATCTACGTCTCTGTTCATGGTGACGGTGATTTTTCCACAGCGCGTGCTGCACTCCGTGACCATCCCGCTGTTGGTCGGGTTGCTACGGTTGATGAACGCGTGAGCTTCCGCCACGTTCCCGAGCAAGTACTTCGAGTGGATGTGGTTGACCTCAAGGCGGTCAACTCGGTGGCCCGAATGGTGAGCAAGTGGGGTTCGCCTGGTGAGTATCGCTGCTACAACGTCGATTTCTCGCGGGAGTTTCGCTACTGTCTCGAAACGGAGATTGACCCACTCCCGACCCGCGAACTCTCGGAGATGCAGATTGCTGTCTCGGAGACGGAGCTTGCGAGTGATCAAGTCACGGAACTCACGATCGAGGATGAGACGGTGACCGGGAGTGGGGAGGACGTGCTAACCACACTGTCGGCTCGTGTTGAGCGTGTTGACCCCGACGTTCTGTTCTTAAATACGAGCGACCTCATTCCAGTCCTGTTCCAGCAGGCCGATCGGCTCGACGTGGAGTTCCAGCTTGGACGACGTCCAGGGTGGCAGCAGTTGGCAGGTGAATCAACCTACGAAAGCTACGGGCAAGTCGGGCACTCTCCAGCACGCTACAATCTTCCTGGGCGGGTGATCATCGACGGCTCGAATACGTTCATGTGGAATCAGACAAACCTCGACGGCTGTCTGTATCTCGTCGAACAGTCGGGTAAGCCACTGCAGGAGTTAGCGTGGTCATCGATCGGGAATATTCTGACCGGGATCCAGATCCAGGAAGCTCGCGAGCGCGATGTGCTCGTGCCCTGGCGGTCGTGGCGGCACGAGAAGTTCAAGACGATGCGCCAACTGCACGATGCCGACCGGGGTGGGTTCACGTTCGCGCCGGATGTTGGGTTACACGAGGATGTCCACGAACTCGACTTCTCCTCGCTGTATCCCAATATCATCGTCACGCGGAACGTGAGTCCCGAGAAGATTCGGTGTGAGTGCCATGCTGGTCGGGAGGACGTGCCGGGCATCGGGTATTCGATTTGTGACGAGCGGGGGTATCTTCCGGACGTGCTTGAGCCGTTGATCGAGGACCGTGATGCGATCAAAGCCGAGATTCGCGAGACTGAGGATGAAGAACGTCGCGATGAACTGGAAGGCCAGTCCAGTGCGATCAAGTGGATTCTAGTGTCGTGTTTCGGTTATCAGGGGTTTTCGAATGCGAAATTCGGGCGGATCGAGTGCCACGAAGCGATCAATGCGTATGCACGGGAGATTCTGTTGGAGACGAAAGCAGTGCTCGAGGAGAACGGGTGGCGCATTGTGCATGGGATCGTCGATAGCGTGTGGGTGACGCCAATCGACGGCGAGGAACAGACCTCGTTGTCTAAGCTTGTCTCTGAGATTTCTGAAGAGGTGGCAATTCGGCTTGAGCATGAAGCCCACTACGACTGGATATCGTTCGTGCCGTTGCGTGATTCGGATGCTGGTGCGTTGACGAAGTATTTCGGAAAGGTCGCTGGCGAAGATGAGTACAAGTATCGAGGTATCGAGTGTCGTCAGCGAAGTACGCCCTCGTATATCGACGAGGCGCAGCAAACGTTGATTCGAGCGGTCGATGCGTATCGTGATCCAGAGGCGGTTTGTGAGGAACTACGGTCGTGGGTTGATCGACTTGAGCGAGGGGCGGTCGGTCCGAGTGAGTTGGTGATTACGAATCGCGTTTCGAAGAAGAAGGAGGACTACACGCAATCGACGCGGAGTGTAGCGGCGTTAGAGCGGGCGGCTGATTTGGGGTTGGCGCGGTCGCCAGGTCAGAGTGTGTCGTATGTTGTGGTTGATGATGCGAAGAAATCGCGAGAACGGGTGCTGTTGGCGAGTGAAGAATTAGACGTGTATGATGTCGGGTTCTATCGGGAGTTGTTGATTCGCGCTGCGGCGAGTGTGTTGTCACCGCTAGGCTGGCGTGAGAAACGCATTAAGCAATTTCTCGCGAGTTATGACGAAGTCAGTCTCAACTCGTTTCTCTAA
- a CDS encoding MarR family transcriptional regulator: protein MVGKAQLRVLGAVSDEQSLTALHEQTGYSMSRIHEVVEGLEADGLVVTRHGDRNRRLVSPVETTVYTTYRRLQVQHPHIDFPALLSHRTLHVCWFLDQPRTVREITDRLPITRQRVYQLLKPLRERAIITKDGPRFEIADDLGELVAFAHAVVEHEHQQRARTLASSATVLWCTPAEALVAVETEDDRERLVETNRWIVTGLARFAGYGLQFFSANQPPLFYSELDTELSVEQLVCHTLRTGTDQRRTSYALLLVVSAGYDEDRLRTIAADYDLESIVEEMLSFLQSEAVDSRYIPTERDFEMLKQQYEVTA from the coding sequence ATGGTAGGGAAAGCACAGCTTCGGGTTCTTGGCGCAGTATCCGATGAACAATCACTTACGGCGCTGCATGAGCAGACGGGATACAGCATGAGTCGCATCCACGAGGTTGTTGAAGGACTCGAAGCGGATGGTCTCGTCGTCACCCGGCATGGCGACCGTAATCGCCGACTCGTTTCTCCGGTTGAAACCACTGTCTACACAACGTACCGGCGACTACAAGTCCAACACCCTCATATCGACTTCCCAGCACTCCTCTCGCATCGTACACTACACGTCTGCTGGTTTCTAGATCAGCCACGAACGGTTCGTGAAATCACCGATCGTCTTCCGATAACACGCCAACGTGTGTATCAGCTGCTCAAGCCATTACGAGAGCGCGCAATCATAACCAAGGATGGACCACGATTCGAGATCGCTGATGATCTCGGCGAACTCGTCGCCTTCGCACACGCGGTCGTCGAGCATGAACACCAACAGCGGGCACGAACCCTCGCATCGAGTGCAACTGTCCTTTGGTGTACGCCTGCTGAAGCCCTCGTTGCCGTCGAAACTGAGGACGACCGGGAGCGGTTAGTCGAGACGAACCGGTGGATTGTAACGGGACTTGCTCGATTCGCGGGCTATGGACTCCAGTTCTTCTCGGCGAACCAGCCTCCGCTGTTTTACTCTGAACTCGACACCGAGTTGAGCGTCGAACAACTCGTCTGCCATACACTCCGGACAGGTACTGACCAACGGCGAACGAGCTATGCACTCCTCTTGGTTGTTAGTGCAGGCTACGATGAAGACCGACTCCGAACCATTGCAGCCGACTACGACCTCGAATCGATCGTCGAGGAGATGCTCTCGTTTCTACAGAGCGAGGCGGTCGATTCAAGATATATTCCGACTGAACGTGATTTCGAGATGCTCAAACAACAGTACGAGGTGACTGCATGA
- a CDS encoding SWIM zinc finger family protein, producing MSSENHVLSHLRYSKRVAKRAQYEALECSLTARGVLVRNTSHANPVDHEYLVTVRDGIPIACECPADDRYDGACKHRVGVAIRTPLLQAATDHSLVADGGTQIEKDAETHIEDSYTDQPADCDCDGLGGFPCWPCVRSGRRDLLEE from the coding sequence ATGTCCAGTGAAAACCACGTCCTGTCCCATCTGAGGTACAGTAAGCGAGTCGCAAAGCGCGCCCAGTACGAAGCCCTCGAATGTTCACTCACAGCGAGGGGTGTCCTCGTTCGCAATACGAGTCACGCGAATCCAGTCGACCATGAATATCTCGTCACCGTTCGCGACGGGATACCGATTGCCTGTGAGTGTCCTGCGGACGACCGTTACGATGGGGCATGCAAACATCGGGTTGGCGTTGCGATTCGAACACCACTCCTGCAGGCAGCGACAGACCACTCCCTCGTCGCAGACGGCGGGACACAGATTGAGAAGGATGCTGAAACCCATATAGAAGACAGTTACACGGATCAGCCAGCGGACTGTGACTGTGATGGGCTTGGTGGATTTCCGTGTTGGCCTTGTGTACGATCCGGGCGTCGCGATCTCCTGGAAGAGTAG